The following are from one region of the Nymphaea colorata isolate Beijing-Zhang1983 chromosome 7, ASM883128v2, whole genome shotgun sequence genome:
- the LOC116257263 gene encoding uncharacterized protein LOC116257263 isoform X6, whose amino-acid sequence MHTAHRPPKAWVSRAIRDRLLCDDSRSNVLRRKNLVQSSLSGVLVVCFLSMDDDGGGADDHGSGWLEVKKRHRVSAPKISSQNLIGGKSNTLKTRRVAAHFRKSTSQKLVNRHCTTISHPPNGLHNLPGGVKNSAGISDFYDRKHVNQESKDCISSQIAGSLTEEASCLIKFVDEGGHGKVIEERSTKESVVSDNLKDIVSKIRWGNLDNDSFVVNKNLHSTSRSLEINCMSENSTLHGGQQVSEPNLLACADSLEEKDVPISEATVHFSAGQDEVVEGKDDNEVNIVASDITIIHDIKPEGVASNGGVDTLSESYTEYFDASLKLNEVADIVVANVSDPLSENIHLLAAGQDKSLTEMLTCGDAVSVIAEGALESAVHGIFTSHSQDAAACASSSCVSPGDFSVIHENETCDDHVRGTPRDDMVDKTGILVEKPVDMKLANDHLTVDVKLENDHLVDDLAKDETGGSKERFRERLWCFLFENLNRAVDELYLLCELECDMEQMNEAILVLEEAESDFRELRSRVEGFENTKKPSSHSSIDGVSGNTRVEHRRPHALSWEVRRMSTSSHKAEILSSSLEAFKKIQMERAKMCSSCNSQGNTSICSRADPSLKCLPKKSSVRTVATPLSGGLGSKSRKQNCLGGGSVFAKQNLETSKKTSLSQNSHLPTQMLSSFDCSGTQVPEKDSCSDADMNKKKSSRPHAELEGPVPNKDKVLSESRIEKGLRPVDSLKKSTDKEKDKKSAVSWKPIDAWKEKRNWEDILSSPMRSSSQVSHSPGCRRSMERARVLHDKLMSPERKKKSALDLKREADEKQSRATRIRLELENERVQRLQRTSEKLNRVNEWQAVRSSKMREGLYARHQRGESRHEAYLAQVARRAGDESSKVNEVRFITSLNEENKKLILRQKLHDSEMRRAEKLQIMKTKQKEDLAREEAVLERRKLLEAEKLQRLAEIQRKKEEAQLRREEERKASSAAREARAVEQLRRKEVRARAQQEEAEILAQKLAEKLKESELRRKLYLEQIREKASMDYRDQSSPSLRRSSYKEGHNRSASSNGVEEYQSNCIVGAGVAALVFGTEVQQHSLKRRIKKIRQRLMALKYEFTEFPDGAESVGIGSKSILGAARVKISRWILELQKLRQARKEGATSIGLSVGEIVKFLDGREPELHASRQAGLLDFVAAALPACHTSKPDSCQVTISLLQLLKVLLSLPANRSYFLAQNFLPPIIPMLSAALENYIKIAASLTFPGNTASSYSKTSADNLESISAVLEGFLWSVTSIMGHACTNERQLKMWDGLLDLIVSYRVIHHLRDFFSLYDRPQVEGSPFPSPILLGLNLLKVLSSGCGIISSIDWESGFPKAVEKPLEKDKVVESVGHVSKVGSSFVDKVIVGEASLPLHNNGFGEASAVFGYLNEQEKSLHGQLPLANVQDNVPLDDLNKKNVLVDLSLGVAEVGETMSCTSVKSNNGTSTLQTITISSKSQDSSAKEDMKPLLPQENEKLTREDGYFSQQADIIVDVKNEDAQDTNLREPISFFVSVIAESGLVSLLSLLTAVLLQANNRLSSEQRITKNINKEKHTSQFNPISLENFDDLEPWIEEEPATIFDDEDLECFNLEAEAAEGFVDEGESASATAGAEYVGEDLPILDDEDEEEDEDDEDYE is encoded by the exons ATGCACACCGCCCACAGACCACCAAAGGCTTGGGTTTCACGCGCTATCAGAGACAGATTGCTATGCGATGACTCGCGATCGAACGTCCTGAGAAGAAAAAACCTCGTTCAAA GTTCTCTGTCTGGGGTTCTGGTGGTCTGCTTTTTATCGATGGACGACGATGGTGGAGGGGCAGATGATCACGGTTCTGGTTGGCTAGAAGTGAAGAAG AGGCATCGGGTTAGTGCACCAAAAATTTCATCCCAGAATCTCATTGGAGGAAAGTCGAACACTCTGAAAACTCGTCGTGTTGCAGCTCACTTCCGGAAATCCACAAGTCAGAAATTAGTGAACCGGCATTGCACAACTATTTCTCACCCTCCAAATGGGTTACATAACTTACCTGGTGGTGTAAAAAATAGTGCAGGAATTTCAGATTTTTATGATAGAAAGCATGTTAATCAAGAGTCAAAAGATTGTATTTCTTCGCAAATTGCTGGGAGTTTAACTGAAGAAGCATCATGCTTAATAAAATTTGTGGATGAGGGTGGCCATGGTAAAGTAATCGAGGAAAGAAGTACAAAGGAAAGTGTGGTGTCAGACAATTTGAAAGATATTGTTTCTAAGATTAGGTGGGGGAATCTTGACAATGACTCTTTTGTGGTAAACAAGAATTTGCATAGCACCAGCCGAAGCTTGGAAATTAATTGCATGAGTGAAAATTCCACCCTCCATGGAGGTCAGCAGGTTTCAGAACCAAATCTTCTGGCATGTGCTGATTCCCTGGAGGAGAAGGATGTTCCTATATCAGAAGCCACTGTTCATTTCTCAGCTGGACAAGATGAAGTTGTTGAGGGAAAGGATGATAATGAAGTCAATATTGTGGCTTCTGACATTACAATTATTCATGACATCAAGCCTGAAGGAGTAGCTTCTAATGGTGGTGTTGACACTCTCTCTGAGAGCTACACTGAGTACTTTGATGCCAGCTTAAAACTCAATGAAGTTGCTGACATAGTTGTGGCAAATGTTTCTGATCCTCTGTCTGAAAATATTCACCTTCTGGCAGCTGGGCAAGATAAGTCTCTGACCGAGATGTTGACATGTGGGGATGCAGTATCAGTTATTGCTGAAGGTGCACTAGAAAGTGCAGTACATGGCATTTTCACTTCTCACTCTCAAGATGCTGCTGCATGTGCTTCTTCATCTTGTGTTTCTCCTGGTGATTTTTCCGTGATTCATGAAAATGAAACCTGTGATGATCATGTGCGAGGTACTCCAAGGGATGATATGGTGGACAAAACAGGTATTTTAGTGGAGAAGCCTGTGGATATGAAATTGGCGAATGATCATTTGACTGTGGAtgtaaaattggaaaatgatcATTTGGTAGATGATTTGGCAAAAGATGAAACTGGGGGGAGTAAAGAAAGATTTAGGGAACGGTTGTGGTGTTTTCTGTTTGAAAatcttaatagagctgttgaTGAGCTCTATCTACTGTGTGAATTGGAGTGTGATATGGAACAAATGAATGAGGCTATACTGGTATTGGAAGAAGCAGAATCTGATTTTAGAGAACTAAGATCTCGGGTTGAAGGATTTGAGAACACTAAAAAGCCCTCATCCCACTCATCTATTGATGGAGTTTCTGGAAATACAAGGGTGGAACATCGCAGGCCACATGCCCTTTCTTGGGAG GTCAGAAGAATGAGTACATCATCTCATAAAGCGGAGATACTGTCATCCTCTTTAGaggcttttaagaaaattcaaatgGAAAGAGCCAAGATGTGTTCCTCGTGCAATTCCCAAGGGAATACTTCTATATGTTCGAGGGCTGATCCAAGTCTCAAATGTCTTCCAAAGAAGTCTTCTGTGAGAACAGTTGCTACACCTTTGTCTGGCGGTCTTGGCAGTAAATCAAGAAAGCAGAACTGTCTAGGTGGAGGTTCTGTATTTGCTAAGCAAAATTTAGAGACAAGCAAGAAAACATCTTTATCACAAAACAGTCACCTGCCAACACAAATGTTATCTTCTTTTGACTGCAGTGGCACTCAGGTGCCTGAAAAAGACAGCTGTTCTGATGCTgacatgaacaagaaaaaatcatcGAGGCCACATGCTGAACTGGAAGGGCCAGTTCCTAACAAGGATAAAGTTCTGTCAGAAAGTAGAATTGAGAAAGGCCTCAGGCCAGTAGATTCTTTGAAAAAAAGTACAGacaaagaaaaggacaaaaagagTGCAGTCTCATGGAAACCAATAGATGCatggaaagagaagagaaattgGGAAGACATACTTTCATCTCCAATGCGGAGTTCTTCTCAGGTTTCACATTCCCCTGGGTGTAGAAGAAGCATGGAACGTGCAAGAGTGTTGCATGATAAACTAATGTCACCTGAACGGAAGAAGAAGAGTGCTTTGGATTTAAAACGAGAAGCTGATGAAAAGCAATCACGTGCAACAAGGATTAGGTTAGAATTGGAAAATGAGAGGGTGCAGAGATTGCAGCGTACTTCAGAGAAGCTGAACCGTGTTAATGAATGGCAGGCTGTTCGCAGCTCCAAAATGAGAGAAGGATTGTATGCTCGACATCAACGTGGAGAATCTCGCCATGAagcatatttggcccaagttgCAAGAAGGGCGGGCGACGAGAGCAGCAAGGTCAACGAAGTTCGTTTTATTACTTCTcttaatgaagaaaacaaaaagcttATTTTGCGCCAGAAACTTCATGATTCAGAAATGAGAAGAGCTGAAAAGCTACAGATAATGAAAACTAAACAAAAGGAAGATTTGGCAAGGGAAGAAGCTGTATTGGAGCGAAGAAAGCTTCTTGAAGCTGAAAAGCTGCAGCGCCTTGCTGAGATCCAACGTAAAAAGGAAGAGGCTCAGctaagaagagaagaggaacGTAAAGCATCAAGTGCTGCACGAGAAGCGAGAGCTGTGGAACAACTTCGGAGAAAAGAAGTTAGAGCGAGAGCACAGCAAGAAGAAGCTGAAATTTTAGCACAAAAATTGGCTGAGAAACTCAAAGAAAGTGAACTCCGTCGGAAACTTTATCTAGAGCAAATACGTGAGAAGGCTTCCATGGACTACAGAGATCAATCTTCACCTTCGCTGAGACGTTCTTCATACAAGGAGGGGCACAACAGATCAGCATCTTCTAATGGGGTTGAGGAGTATCAATCGAATTGCATCGTTGGAGCTGGGGTAGCTGCTCTAGTGTTTGGCACCGAAGTCCAACAACATTCACTAAAAAGAAGGATTAAGAAGATTAGACAGAGGCTAATGGCTCTCAAATATGAATTTACTGAATTCCCTGATGGTGCTGAAAGTGTAGGGATTGGCTCCAAATCCATACTGGGAGCTGCTAGAGTAAAAATTAGTCGGTGGATACTTGAACTTCAGAAGCTCAGACAGGCAAGAAAAGAAGGTGCAACAAGCATAGGTTTAAGTGTGGGCGAAATAGTCAAG TTTTTGGATGGCAGGGAACCAGAGCTTCATGCATCTCGCCAAGCTGGGTTACTGGATTTTGTTGCTGCAGCATTGCCTGCTTGTCATACATCAAAGCCTGATTCTTGCCAAGTTACAATTTCTCTATTGCAGCTTCTGAAAGTGCTGCTTTCTTTGCCTGCAAACAGGAGCTATTTTCTTGCACAGAACTTTTTGCCTCCAATTATTCCCATGCTATCTGCAGCACTTGAGAATTATATCAAAATTGCTGCATCTTTGACATTTCCAGGAAATACTGCTTCCTCATACAGTAAAACGTCAGCAGATAATTTGGAGTCTATATCTGCTGTGCTGGAAGGCTTCTTGTGGTCAGTTACATCAATTATGGGACATGCTTGCACCAATGAACGCCAGCTCAAGATGTGGGATGGTCTGCTAGATCTTATAGTCTCTTATCGTGTTATTCATCATTTGCgtgattttttctctctttatgacaGACCTCAGGTAGAAGGTTCTCCTTTTCCCTCTCCCATACTATTAGGTTTAAATCTGTTGAAAGTTCTGTCATCTGGATGTGGAATTATTTCTTCCATTGATTGGGAATCTGGTTTCCCAAAGGCTGTGGAAAAACCATTAGAGAAGGACAAGGTTGTAGAATCTGTTGGACATGTCAGTAAAGTGGGTTCCTCATTCGTGGACAAAGTAATTGTTGGAGAGGCCAGCTTACCGTTACACAACAATGGTTTCGGAGAGGCATCAGCTGTATTTGGTTATTTGAATGAACAGGAAAAGTCTTTACATGGTCAGCTGCCTCTAGCTAATGTGCAAGATAATGTGCCATTAGATGATTTGAACAAGAAGAATGTGCTGGTGGATTTGTCACTGGGTGTTGCAGAGGTGGGAGAAACAATGTCTTGTACTTCTGTTAAATCAAACAATGGCACATCAACTCTTCAGACCATCACAATTTCTTCCAAGTCCCAAGATAGTTCTGCCAAGGAGGACATGAAACCCTTGTTACCTCAAGAAAATGAGAAGTTGACGAGAGAGGATGGTTATTTTTCACAGCAGGCAGATATTATTGTGGATGTGAAGAATGAAGATGCTCAGGACACTAACTTGAGGGAaccaatttccttttttgtttcgGTTATAGCAGAAAGTGGCTTGGTCAGCCTCCTGTCATTGTTAACAGCTGTTCTACTGCAGGCAAATAACCGTCTGTCATCTGAACAG